From the genome of Magnolia sinica isolate HGM2019 chromosome 12, MsV1, whole genome shotgun sequence:
tggatgacactaagtttcccagacctacgttttatttttggaataagaagtttttcaaaatttgcacaagaaaaccttcctggtagagaatccgttccttgtccatgcaccacttgcagatgtgcacattttccagtttcttatgatgatatggaaatacatctaatgaaaaatggattcgacccaagctatacggcttggaacatgcatggggagcgtgtatcacctaagtgtactgtacgtgaatcaaattcacaacaataccatagtgtcctgaacttaaatgaggttcacaatgtgattgttcaagaacttggtggtaataacctagatgaagttgtacaggataaGCCGAATATGACCCCTGTAGTTGAAGGtgtctttggagaaaatgaaaccaatgattttgaagcaaatctacgagacgcaatgactaagctataccctggggcccaagatttcaccgtgctgactttcattatatagcttttcaaattaaaggtgaatcatagatggagtgaaaaaagctttacagagctccttcaactactaaagaaggtgttaccttccggtaatAAGGCCCCAACAAATACCTActaagcgaagaagatcattacaaagttgggtcttgattatgtgaaaattcatgcttatccaaatgactgcatcttatactagagagagagtgagatgaaaaccatttttcAAAATTGTAAAACTCCTAGGTACAAGATTGAAATGGATTCTGAGAGAAAACAATCTCAAATACCTAGGAAgatgttaaggtattttccattaacaccagggctacaaagaatgttcagtgtgccatggttggtgaaagaaatgtcttggcactcaaccaagaaatttcaacatgaaaagatggagcatctggCTGGTTctattgtatggaagaatcttgatgacaagtatacagattttcagctgagcctcacaatgttcgattgggtttggctacagatgggtttaactcATTCAGCGCTTTCAGTATGTCTCAtggttcatggcccgttatgtgtgtaaCGTACAACCTTctaccaaagctttgcatgaaacctcagtttactatgttgactttgctcattgaagGATCGCGACAACCAAGAAAGGATATTGacgtttatttacagccattgattgatgaactgtaAAAGTTATagcgagaaggggtcacgacgttcgatgcataccatgaaaataaattcaacatgtgTGTCGTTCTGCTTcggacaatccatgactttccagcatatggaaACGTTTCTagttgtaggacaaagggtaagtatggttgtcctgtttGTGGTCCCAACACCAATTCTTTGTCACtcaaatatggaaagaaacatgtttatatgggccacagacgatggttgccattgtcagaacaggctaggaaggacacaagtgctggcacgttcaacaagaaggtggggatacgacgtcaaccgattcgtctggatgggattgaggttaaaagacaaaccgcgaacttgaatatgcagtgggggaaaactgtgaagagtaatataaggggtattgatggaggccgacaagagctagcagatgatgttgaatcaccgtggttcttcaaacgttctatattatttgatctggagtattggaaagatattcccgtgtgttacaaccttgatgtcatgcatattgagaaaaatatatgtgaaatccttgttgccctgatgttgaacacgcctgacaaaaccaaggatgatgctaatgcacatagggacctgaaacaattaggaattaagaagcgtctatgaaTGAAAAAGAATAATGGCAAAGTGATTCAGAAATagagtcctttctgtctaagaaaagaagagaaaaaacttttcatccagactttgcatgaaaTGCGTGTTCCGATCagttttagtgcgaattggaggaccatcgtaaaggaagattgcgtggatttaaaaGGAATGAAGTaacattcttaccatgtgttgatgcaacatttgCTTCCAGTtttcatccagcatgcattcagggataggaaggtcattcgtcctataattacaagcttttacaccttctttaatgccttgtgctcgataACCGtggaccttcaaacactccttactctcaagaggggcatggctaggacgttacaTCAGCTTAAAACTATATGTCcaccatcgatatttgtcattataatgcatttgtcgatccacttggcttacgaggctcacatatgtggtcctgtatactgtCGATGGATGTATTCTTTCGAAAGGTACTTTGTGAGCTTgataagaataaatcggcttaacatctatgtttgcatatatatataatgtatcattaactttgtcagattcatgaagacattcaaggcctatgtccttaacaagacacgacctgagggttgtattgcagagcagtacatccaagaggagaattatattctgcaaccaatataaagaaaaatagaaaacaagcctactggaaaagctgaAAAAACGGTTTAACAAAGTCATTACAGGACTtcgtaagttggaagatatcgttgatggTGACCCTAATAATGATGACGTTGGTTcagtaggttcgggtcaaagtcTTATCCTAGCTGGTATCGAATATGAACAAGCTCAtacatgggtactgaagagtcatcccagctatgacgagtgggaagggtatgtacaataagctcatatatatatatatatatatatatatatatatatatgtatacgtatatatatacatgtatatatatatatatcttccttactttatgcgatttcaatataataatgttatcgaatatcgcacaggaagtacaaagatttcttgcagcaaTGCTATAAGAGGACCAACAGGGTGCCTAGTaaggacgaattcatatcttggttgatgAGGCAATCAGATTTtattgaatctgacgataatgaatttaaagatgtagtgagaggacctctagctttttctatgcaatacgataagtattgtattaatggtttcctctttgtcactaaggactatgaggagaataaaatgaaccaaaacacTGGGTTAGGATAGAGGGTATGACAATCTtccgatcaagtgctaaggatatcaatataGTGGATGAAAATtaaccttactacggagtccttcgtagaattatccaattggagtatcGAACAGGGTACAAAcccgtcctatttaagtgtgattgggtgaaagtgacacatcatggtgtttcttttgatgtcgaagcgaatttgagattagtaaatttgtctaGTCTTTAtagttcagacaaagtcggtgatGAGCCCTTCATTCTTacagagcatgccacgcaagttttctacttCACAGATCCAAAAAAACCTGACTgacatgtggtcttggaggtttcaaaaaaaaatttgtcgaagaagagacgtgcgttctatcggaatgattaaaggctgtaagtaatgccgatgcaggacctgatctcacctcattagcaatggttgatgagttgatattcaatgaatctgaagatgtcagtgttgtggttgagaaaacaaagaaaagaaaatgatcaaagagaatctactgatttgtttgtattttctaagcatgtaacaaaatgatatttattggaggaaatctaatcaaggtttggataatatagtgaattttttatactttatctatgatctaaattatttcctaaccattagctttttttttcttttcatattagggaagaaataggcacatggattcacaactagaggtattgggtgcgcaggtgcCTGGGATTACAGATTCAAGCAACACTAAAGGTAATatgatacttctccttaattatatatgtaaatttcacTTTTCTTATATATTAGCGGTactcaatgatgtgtatatataactattattctttttatataattgtgtcaatttcttcttcatctagaaagagaggcattactaggggggtctctttacttgtgcaACCTGATAAGAAAAAAGTcttaaagacgaatgaattcaggtaaccgaatgaggactgttctGATCACAGAGAgtttgcatcgcatgtcggtgtcctcacccattctcatatcccgatcatatacccggactttcgccaggtgcctcatgaacaaattcatatggtcacagaaacattgtcacagttttatgagtttgagggtcaaagttgggatgcaagtcttgattacgttacaaaacACATCAATGAAGCATgaaggaattacaagagaagattgactgcaaaatatattaataacaaggatcctattgctgtgagagatggtcctgccctcccaggtatccctatggaggattggagggtcttcgtggatcaacgtaccatcgaggaattcaagagggcaagcgcaaggaataaagttattcgggccaagctaaaaggacctgcatGTCTTGGGAGGCACAACATGGCTGTTACTTGCCATAAGattgtatgtatttaaaaatagatattatagtttaaaattaaatttaaatttgaattatcattcattgtatttgaatgatatgtaatgtgccaaaggcgatggagaagaatcttacctctgatgccgagataagtagatgtgaagtcttcttaagagcccatataAGGAAGGACAAAGTGGTCCAGTATCCTGGCCTTGCTGTAAGTGCATTCCTTGTACCACTAACTAGTTCCTTTATGAAAAGTttatgtataactttgaattatattgcattcatttgtattttttcataggaaaaactagatgagctctatagtagcaatcctgcttctaggatgaccggcatggatgatgccctcacagaggtactaataaaatttaaaaattacttaagttttatgataattatgaatatcctaataacttgatttacaatattttacagttggttggttctgacaatagagggcgaatgcggggtctaggttgctcaataagcaagctAGGAcggaagaagtcagcccctgctcgttcaaaggtagagaatgtgataaaagaaaaagagagcgtaactcaagagttattttaggtgaagaaaaaattggataaTATGACtgaagatatagttgagatgaagaaaacattggtggaTATGCAAAAAGagagacagtatactcaaaatctctcatcaccaacagtagCTAAATTTACTTAGgcatcgtcggtatgcaagtataaatttttttctgTATTGagcttataattatattataaatgctaacaatatcaatgtcattttatgtgtaaatgtagccagatattatatatatcggtaagagatgcgacttgcttggttttggaaaacgtggtgAAGTTGTTCATGATAAAGTACAtgagttaatccaaatgcaactgtccattgcaaaccgttggaggatggagcttctgttgttgtcctgactgaggttatacaacctcacgctcctttgaggaaagaagatgggttcgcatctacacttggagaggccggtctgggatcatttgtgcaatgggggaaagaggctttgagaattcaataatttgaacaaatttggtactctaTAAGTGAACATGTgtagtgtgcattttgaactaattttgaactaatttggcacttttttaaaaaaaatattgaatgaattttgtactctatatttgaacatatttataatcttaggctccatttggttatcacattagtatttatgaaaatatatatatatatattttttaaaaccaaatggagcctaagcccttttttaactccgccaatgcaactccttgcattgccggtcccaagcccgggtaaaggaggagggagaagggatTTAGAATAAGATCGTTTACTATGGAGAAGATCCTAAAAAtgcagtatctctggttttatggttttacttgtacattcctgtattgattactcaagcatgacggttatgcgcattctttcaggtggatgttgcatgtgagAGGATTAGAGCTGTATATTTCAAATttaagcatctggtacgtctcatGTGaaaaatgcacatgtgtagttcattaaacaatatattatgtgatatcgtgtgcatgatagcTATGTTGTAATTACatttatctataataataataatttgttcattatagtgcattcataatagttatcattgtggttacagttattcattatgtgacaggttttcaaGTGAGAtgatcgagtttcaaaacaaaacagtctgcagttttgagaagcgattcctaggatgtatgtgtgtttcaggggCCATTTGCACATTGGAACCATACAATGGAATGTAAGGAAAACCCTTGAGTTCctttctttgaatcatgaaaaggtatttgtgctgaatcccatgcaatgacaatattaggcatgctcagGAGCAGGACATTCATAAtccataaaaattgatggagcagacccggatgtgcgccagagctatctggatgttgagagggggtccctagaaggtgggaaccattgttatgaccatgatgaagctatccatttcctatggatagcaatggagtggcctgaccatttggacaggccgtgtttatgtatttggtcgccattaatggagcagacccggatgtgcgtcggagctatccggatgagcgggggttcTTGAaaggtaggaaccgctgttataaccatgatgaagctgtccatttcctatgaacagcattggaagggcctgaccaacTGGAgctggccgtgtttatatctgtatttgtagggaccacacccttatcctataacctaaacctattctcaaatcccaaaacctataactacaacctaaaccttaacctaaacctataacctataacctaaacttataacctaaactcaatttcctaaactttaacctacaacctaagctaaacctataattataacctaaaccaattctcaaatcccaaaacctataacctaaacctaaaacttaacctataacctataacttatacctatatcctataacctaaactcaattccttaaaccttaacctataacctataacctataacctaaacgtaattccctaaaccttaacccataacctaacctaaacctataacctataacctaaacctaaacccaaaacataaatgtattctcaaatccctaaacttaaacccaaaacctaaatgtattctcaaatccctaaacctaaacctacacctaatcctaatctcaactccctaacctaaacctaaacctaaacttgaaaacccaaacataaactcgatcctgaacccgaacccgaattcctaaacctaaaccttaacctattcttaattcctataaccctaaagcttataacctaaacctaaaccttaacttaaacctaaacctaaaccttaacctaaacctaaatctaaacctatgacctaaaaccttaacatataacctataacctaaacttataacctataacctaaccttagcataaacctaaaacctaaacctaaacctaaaacctaaatgtgttctcaaatacctaaacctaaacctacacctaatcctaatctcaactccctaacctaaacctaaacgtaaacttgaaagcccaaacctaaactcgatcccaaaccagaacccgatttcctaaacctaaaccttaacctattctcaattcttataaccctaaagcttataacctaaacctaacccttaacctaaaccttaacctaaacataaacttaaacctatgacctaaaaccttaacttataacctataacctaaacttataacctataacctaaccttagcctaaacctaaaacctaaaccttaacctataacctaaaacctaaacctaaacctaaaacctaaatgtattctcaaatcccaaaacctaaacctacacctaatcctaatctcaacaccctaacctaaacctaagcctaaacttgaaaacccaaacctaaacccgatcccaaacccgaacccgatttcctaaacctaaaccataacctattctcaattcctataaccctaaagctcataacctaaaccttaacctaaatctaaacctaaacatatgacctaaaaccttaacctataacctataacctaaacttataacctataacctaaccatagtctaaacctaaaacctaaaccttaacctataacctaaaacctaaatctaaacctaaaacctaaatgtattctcaaatccctaaacctaaacctacaccaaatcctaatatcaactccataacctaaacctaaacctaaacttgaaaacccaaacctaaacccgatcctaaacccgaacccgatttggtaaaccttaacctattctcaattccctaaaactatagcttataacctaaaccttgaaaagcaaaacctatgacctaaaaccttaacctataacctataacctaaccttaacctaaacctaaaacctaaaccttaacctataacctataacctaaacctaaacctaaaacctaaatgtattctcaaatccctaaacctaaacctacacctaatcctaatctcaactccctaacctaaacctaaacttaaacttgaaaacccaaacctaaacttgatcccaaacccaaacccgatttccttaacctaaacctaaacctattctcaattccctaaacttatagcttataacctaaacctaaacctaaacctaaaccttaacctaaaccaaaacctaaacctataacttaaacctaaacctaaacccaaaacctaaatgtattctcaaatccctaaacctaaacctacacctaatcctaatctcaactccctaacctaaacctaaacctaaacttgaaaactcaaacctaaacccgatcctgaacccgaacccaatttcctaaacctaaaccttaacctattctcaatttctataaccctaaagcttataacctaaacctaaaccttaacctaaacctatgacctaaaaccttaacctataacctataacctaaacttataacctataacctaaccttagcctaaacctaaaacctaaaccttaacctataaactaaaacctaaacctaaacctaaaacctaaatgtattctcaaatccataaacctaaacctacaactaatcttaatctcaactccctaacctaaacctaaacctaaacttgaaacc
Proteins encoded in this window:
- the LOC131221582 gene encoding uncharacterized protein LOC131221582; translation: MEDWRVFVDQRTIEEFKRASARNKVIRAKLKGPACLGRHNMAVTCHKIAMEKNLTSDAEISRCEVFLRAHIRKDKVVQYPGLAEKLDELYSSNPASRMTGMDDALTELVGSDNRGRMRGLGCSISKLGRKKSAPARSKVENVIKEKESVTQELF